A stretch of Bacillus spongiae DNA encodes these proteins:
- a CDS encoding DNA repair exonuclease produces MSSIRFIHTADLHLDSPFIGLNSLPKEVFQKIYNSTFRSFERIIEKAIDLEVDFVIISGDLYDGEDRSIKAQARLQKQLQRLHKASIPVFIIHGNHDHLGGRWHDLPLPNNVHIFKEQVEGVTIQTKNHNTVHLYGFSYRERHVFERKIAEYPIIRQKSDYHIGILHGSEGSVENHHEPYAPFTITDLIKKGMDYWALGHIHKTQTLSMEPAIVYPGNIQGRHRKEQGEKGCYEVTLSKEEVSLDFIATQEVVWIKEQVSLNEGSIFADFFSQLQHIKKKYRALYCGTLLEIEVVGDYPKSIADAIQSGELIQSLQDGEEFEERFVWTYSLYLQKNTEKVGNSLLFSELSSTIEKWGAVEWEETISALYFHPQANRYLDDKHCNDRDLLRQKTLSLLEATLNTKEE; encoded by the coding sequence TTGTCAAGTATTAGATTTATTCATACAGCAGATTTGCATTTAGATAGTCCTTTTATAGGTTTGAACTCTCTTCCGAAAGAAGTGTTTCAAAAAATCTATAACAGCACTTTTCGTTCGTTTGAAAGAATTATAGAGAAAGCAATCGATCTTGAAGTTGATTTTGTCATTATTAGTGGAGATTTATACGATGGGGAAGACCGAAGCATCAAAGCACAAGCTAGGCTTCAAAAGCAATTACAACGATTACATAAAGCATCCATTCCAGTATTTATTATTCATGGTAACCATGATCATTTAGGAGGTAGATGGCATGATCTTCCTTTACCAAACAATGTCCATATTTTTAAGGAGCAGGTAGAGGGAGTAACAATACAGACCAAAAATCATAACACGGTTCATTTATACGGTTTTAGTTATCGTGAACGTCATGTTTTTGAAAGGAAAATAGCAGAATATCCTATCATACGTCAAAAAAGTGATTATCACATAGGTATCTTGCACGGAAGTGAAGGAAGTGTTGAGAACCATCATGAGCCGTATGCTCCTTTTACAATAACTGATCTTATTAAGAAGGGGATGGATTATTGGGCGCTAGGTCATATTCATAAAACACAAACGCTGTCTATGGAACCGGCCATCGTTTATCCTGGTAATATTCAAGGTCGCCATCGAAAGGAACAAGGAGAAAAGGGCTGCTATGAAGTAACGCTTTCAAAAGAGGAAGTGTCGTTAGATTTTATAGCAACTCAAGAAGTCGTGTGGATAAAAGAACAGGTTTCTTTGAATGAAGGAAGTATATTCGCTGATTTCTTCTCTCAGCTTCAGCATATAAAAAAGAAATACCGAGCACTTTATTGCGGGACATTGTTGGAAATAGAAGTAGTTGGTGATTATCCTAAGTCGATTGCTGACGCGATTCAAAGTGGGGAATTAATACAATCACTACAGGATGGTGAAGAATTTGAAGAACGATTTGTTTGGACATATTCACTCTACTTGCAGAAGAATACGGAAAAAGTGGGCAATTCACTTCTATTTTCAGAACTATCCTCAACGATTGAAAAGTGGGGAGCTGTAGAGTGGGAAGAGACTATTTCAGCGTTATATTTTCACCCACAAGCTAATCGTTATTTAGATGACAAGCATTGTAATGATAGAGATTTATTAAGACAAAAGACATTATCTTTATTAGAGGCGACACTAAATACAAAGGAAGAATAA
- a CDS encoding ATP-binding protein, with product MKIMGFHIYGYGKVADFSVQNLQDIQVIYGENEAGKSSIQHFFHSILFGFPTRAQNEPRYEPLHHSAYGGKIIIETNDYGEVVIERKKGRAVGDVFVYFQDGSIGGEKELALLLHNIDKSTFQNIFSFDVHGLQNINTFSEEEISRYLFSAGMSGTDELFQLENLWEKQKSQLFKKNGKKPVLNEMLQQLKRLEKELKKGKQVNSQYAELLKLKRSKEASFDKQKYNQRKWKEKEQELLAYQQKLPLIEERQGIEHQLTVLEKAKHFPSEGLERYEQLNQTIRSLEMKLQNHNEKQDALKKELALSNEDRFLLSLEQEMETFLNEEHLIQQKLHLVYEHQNKLEMIQSSISNRMRKLNIRADEGDLIKIDTGMLVKTEVKDLLNEKIEFQSGFRQFQNSFSREEEELKVAEQQCSSIESLMLSEEEYQQLQKQAHHFEKRMEIEKQRNLLINQQNTGSSIPNYWFLMTSMALIIGMIVTVTLSQYIPFLLLFGCEVLTLFLYSKNRNLSKKSHGKVAKIEQKQETIQEYVDPNVLKEQRQLRVDWKQKLLRLDELQFRFQNLKEAMAEWEETQLSLENRFGKLKHKLSLSADLQWDVLEEAFQELDNLIKETEQKGIYEKVITTNQKQLKDFEEKWKNVLTGKWTVLQEMFTEIKYLSGRLKEFKQKDIYVQEKLTSLKEEQHEWETEKEYLQKEITRLFQQAQVTTEEQYRIAAEGAKQRKELLQKLKLIDQQLSANELRKDYLISSSTLKRKLVEAKQEINQSEERIEEIQEEIVKLNYEIEKLEEGTDYAILLHQYYEKKAEFQTKSQEWAIYAAAQKALNETMNRYKEDRLPKVMAKANDFLKRLTNNQYTELHRDENQQLLVKSNESVFFSPKQLSQATKEQVYVSLRLALVVTLKGEFPFPLIIDDGFVHFDAKRTEAVIDVLKECSQQTQIIYFTCHSHIAEKFPKQSVLDLSVFAKV from the coding sequence ATGAAAATAATGGGATTTCATATTTATGGATATGGTAAGGTGGCTGACTTTAGTGTTCAAAATTTACAAGACATACAAGTGATTTATGGAGAAAATGAAGCAGGGAAAAGTTCAATTCAGCATTTTTTCCATAGTATTTTATTTGGCTTTCCTACAAGAGCACAAAATGAGCCAAGATACGAACCGTTACATCATTCAGCTTATGGCGGAAAAATCATCATTGAAACTAATGATTATGGCGAAGTTGTGATAGAACGTAAAAAAGGGAGAGCCGTTGGTGATGTTTTTGTCTATTTTCAAGACGGAAGTATTGGAGGAGAAAAAGAATTAGCTTTGTTGTTACACAATATTGATAAGTCAACTTTTCAAAATATTTTCTCGTTTGATGTACATGGACTCCAAAATATAAATACTTTTTCTGAGGAAGAAATTAGTCGATACTTATTCTCTGCTGGTATGAGTGGGACGGATGAATTATTTCAGCTTGAAAATCTTTGGGAAAAGCAAAAAAGTCAGTTATTTAAAAAAAATGGAAAGAAACCTGTGCTTAATGAAATGCTCCAACAGTTAAAACGATTGGAGAAGGAATTAAAAAAAGGGAAGCAGGTAAATAGTCAATATGCCGAACTTCTAAAGTTGAAAAGGTCAAAAGAAGCTTCTTTTGACAAACAGAAATATAATCAAAGAAAATGGAAGGAAAAAGAACAGGAACTTTTAGCCTATCAACAAAAACTTCCTTTAATTGAAGAGAGACAAGGAATTGAGCATCAGTTAACTGTTTTAGAGAAAGCAAAGCATTTTCCGTCAGAAGGTCTTGAACGGTATGAACAATTGAATCAAACGATTAGGTCTCTTGAAATGAAGCTCCAAAATCATAATGAAAAGCAAGATGCATTAAAAAAGGAATTAGCCCTTTCAAATGAGGATCGTTTTTTGTTATCCCTTGAACAAGAAATGGAAACGTTTTTAAATGAAGAGCATTTAATCCAACAAAAGCTACATTTGGTTTATGAGCATCAAAATAAGTTAGAGATGATTCAATCATCAATCTCGAATAGGATGAGAAAATTAAACATAAGAGCAGATGAAGGGGACTTAATTAAAATAGATACTGGGATGTTAGTAAAAACGGAAGTTAAAGATCTTCTTAATGAGAAAATTGAGTTTCAATCAGGCTTTCGACAATTTCAAAATAGTTTTAGCAGAGAAGAAGAAGAGCTGAAAGTTGCAGAGCAACAATGTTCTTCTATTGAATCTTTAATGCTTAGTGAAGAAGAGTATCAACAACTTCAAAAACAAGCTCATCATTTTGAAAAAAGAATGGAAATAGAAAAGCAACGAAATCTCCTTATAAACCAGCAAAACACAGGGTCTTCTATTCCAAACTATTGGTTTTTAATGACAAGTATGGCGCTAATAATTGGGATGATTGTTACTGTTACGTTATCTCAATACATACCATTTTTATTATTATTCGGGTGTGAAGTATTAACTTTATTTCTCTATAGTAAAAATCGAAATTTAAGTAAAAAATCGCATGGAAAGGTAGCGAAGATTGAACAAAAACAAGAAACAATTCAAGAATATGTTGATCCCAATGTCTTAAAAGAACAACGTCAGCTACGGGTGGACTGGAAGCAAAAACTATTACGGCTAGATGAGTTACAATTTCGCTTTCAGAATTTGAAAGAGGCGATGGCAGAATGGGAAGAAACTCAACTTTCCCTTGAAAATCGATTTGGTAAGTTGAAGCACAAGCTATCTTTAAGTGCTGACCTTCAATGGGATGTATTAGAAGAAGCTTTTCAAGAATTAGACAATCTAATTAAAGAAACTGAACAAAAAGGAATATACGAAAAAGTTATAACTACTAACCAAAAACAGTTAAAGGATTTTGAGGAAAAGTGGAAAAATGTTTTAACTGGAAAATGGACCGTTCTTCAAGAGATGTTCACTGAAATTAAATATTTATCTGGACGGTTAAAGGAATTCAAACAAAAAGATATATATGTACAAGAAAAGCTTACTTCCCTGAAGGAAGAACAGCATGAATGGGAGACAGAGAAAGAATATCTTCAGAAGGAAATTACTCGCTTATTTCAACAAGCACAAGTGACGACAGAAGAACAGTATCGTATAGCAGCAGAGGGAGCTAAACAAAGAAAGGAATTACTCCAAAAATTAAAATTGATAGATCAACAGCTCTCAGCCAATGAATTGCGTAAAGATTATCTAATCTCTAGCTCAACATTAAAGAGAAAATTAGTTGAAGCTAAACAAGAAATCAATCAGAGCGAGGAAAGAATAGAGGAAATCCAAGAGGAAATTGTTAAACTAAATTATGAAATAGAGAAATTAGAAGAAGGAACGGATTATGCTATTCTGCTTCATCAATATTATGAGAAAAAAGCAGAGTTTCAAACGAAATCACAAGAGTGGGCAATATACGCAGCAGCTCAAAAAGCATTAAATGAAACGATGAATCGTTATAAAGAGGACCGTTTACCGAAAGTGATGGCAAAAGCGAACGATTTTTTGAAGAGGTTAACGAATAACCAATATACCGAACTACACAGAGATGAAAATCAGCAGTTATTAGTAAAAAGTAATGAGTCTGTTTTCTTTTCTCCTAAACAGCTAAGTCAAGCAACAAAGGAACAGGTATATGTTAGTTTACGATTAGCATTAGTCGTTACATTAAAGGGAGAATTTCCATTTCCTTTAATTATTGACGATGGATTTGTTCATTTTGATGCAAAGAGAACAGAGGCGGTCATTGATGTTTTAAAGGAGTGTAGTCAACAAACACAAATTATTTATTTTACGTGTCATTCTCATATTGCAGAGAAATTTCCAAAACAAAGTGTATTAGATTTATCGGTGTTTGCAAAGGTATAA
- a CDS encoding MFS transporter, whose amino-acid sequence MNNSLEWKRNRGPLVILSFNLFIVMVGIGLVIPILPFYVEKFNANAQVLGALVAVFAFMQFLFAPVWGRLSDKIGRKPLITIGLIGFAVAEFIFAFAIGLWMLFVSRILAGIFGSALMPTAMAYVSDVTEESKRGKGMGFLGAAMGLGIVVGPGIGGWLAEFDLSYPFLFAGIAATIAAIVSIVILPESYPKEKREENIGEKREGQFTIMKKALVSPVGFLLVLVFIMSFGLANFQSIFGYYALTRYGYGPQEVGTIILVIGLIGTAVQGGIVGRMTEKFGELRVVTTSLLISAIGFIIMTLAPSFVWVLVTTAIFFVGNSMLRPALNALISKLAGNRQGMVMGLNNSFLSLGNVAGPLLAGTLFEINIHIPYFFGAFIMVVGLVATKIWVAKKEKTLVA is encoded by the coding sequence ATGAATAATTCTTTAGAATGGAAGCGGAATCGTGGTCCATTAGTGATATTAAGTTTTAATTTATTTATTGTGATGGTGGGTATAGGACTTGTCATCCCAATCCTTCCTTTTTATGTGGAGAAATTTAATGCTAATGCTCAAGTTTTAGGAGCACTAGTCGCAGTATTTGCTTTTATGCAGTTTTTATTTGCACCTGTATGGGGAAGGCTTTCAGATAAAATAGGACGAAAGCCGCTAATTACAATTGGGTTAATTGGATTTGCCGTGGCTGAATTCATATTTGCCTTTGCCATTGGACTTTGGATGCTGTTTGTTTCAAGAATTTTAGCTGGAATATTCGGTTCCGCCCTTATGCCTACCGCAATGGCTTACGTTTCTGATGTGACGGAAGAATCTAAACGAGGAAAAGGGATGGGCTTTTTAGGTGCGGCAATGGGATTAGGGATTGTCGTTGGGCCTGGTATAGGCGGCTGGCTAGCTGAATTTGATTTATCCTATCCGTTTTTATTTGCAGGAATTGCTGCTACGATTGCTGCTATCGTATCGATTGTTATCTTGCCGGAATCTTATCCAAAAGAGAAACGAGAGGAAAATATTGGTGAGAAGCGTGAAGGTCAATTCACTATAATGAAAAAAGCGCTAGTAAGTCCTGTTGGCTTTTTATTAGTTTTAGTATTTATTATGAGTTTTGGTTTAGCAAACTTCCAATCAATTTTTGGCTACTATGCGTTGACGCGTTATGGTTATGGTCCTCAAGAAGTAGGTACAATCATATTGGTTATCGGACTGATAGGTACGGCAGTACAAGGCGGTATCGTTGGGAGAATGACAGAAAAGTTTGGCGAGCTGCGAGTTGTAACCACTTCGCTTCTTATTAGTGCGATTGGTTTTATTATTATGACACTAGCCCCAAGCTTTGTATGGGTTCTGGTTACAACGGCAATTTTCTTTGTCGGGAATTCTATGCTTCGCCCAGCTCTTAATGCTCTAATTTCAAAGCTTGCAGGAAACCGTCAAGGGATGGTTATGGGATTAAATAATTCCTTCCTAAGCTTGGGGAATGTTGCTGGCCCCTTATTAGCAGGGACTTTATTTGAAATAAATATTCACATTCCTTACTTTTTCGGGGCTTTTATTATGGTTGTAGGATTAGTTGCTACAAAAATTTGGGTAGCAAAGAAAGAAAAAACGTTAGTAGCTTAA
- the yhaM gene encoding 3'-5' exoribonuclease YhaM codes for MVKGIHDYEVGTTVDIYALIKTVTKGTTNTGKPFLTIALQDKSGEMEAKLWDASEQDERNYQAETIVKVVGDIHNYRGKNQFKIRQIRLTNPSDNVEIADFLETAPLDQEEMSEKLTQYIFEMKNPNIQRITRHLLKKHYHAFLEYPAATKNHHEFVSGLAFHVVSMLDLAKALCKLYPTLDSDLLYAGIILHDLGKVIELSGPVSTTYTVEGNLLGHITIMVNEIGKAADELSISGEEVMVLQHLVLSHHGKAEWGSPKAPMIMEAEMLHYIDNIDAKMNMLNRTLSRTKPGDFSERVFALDNRSFYKPDFNK; via the coding sequence GTGGTAAAGGGAATACATGATTATGAAGTTGGTACAACGGTAGATATATATGCATTAATTAAAACCGTTACAAAAGGAACAACCAATACAGGTAAGCCTTTTTTAACAATTGCTTTACAAGATAAGAGTGGGGAAATGGAGGCAAAGCTTTGGGATGCATCTGAACAGGATGAGCGTAATTATCAAGCTGAAACGATTGTCAAAGTTGTTGGTGATATCCATAATTACCGAGGTAAGAATCAATTTAAAATACGTCAGATTCGTTTAACCAATCCTTCTGATAATGTTGAAATAGCTGATTTTCTTGAAACAGCACCACTTGATCAAGAAGAAATGTCCGAAAAGCTTACACAGTACATATTTGAAATGAAGAACCCCAATATTCAAAGAATCACTCGCCATTTATTAAAAAAGCATTATCATGCTTTTCTGGAATACCCTGCGGCAACGAAAAATCATCATGAGTTTGTATCTGGTCTAGCTTTTCACGTTGTATCGATGCTAGATTTAGCCAAGGCTCTATGCAAGTTATATCCTACGCTAGATTCTGATTTGTTATATGCCGGCATTATTTTACATGATCTTGGTAAAGTGATAGAACTCTCAGGGCCAGTTTCGACAACCTATACAGTTGAAGGAAATTTATTAGGTCATATTACAATTATGGTCAATGAGATTGGAAAAGCAGCTGATGAACTCTCAATATCTGGTGAGGAAGTAATGGTACTTCAACATTTAGTTTTATCACATCATGGAAAAGCAGAGTGGGGGAGCCCAAAAGCTCCAATGATTATGGAAGCCGAAATGTTGCATTATATAGACAACATTGATGCGAAGATGAATATGCTTAATAGAACTCTTTCTCGCACTAAGCCAGGTGATTTTTCTGAGAGAGTATTCGCATTGGATAATCGATCATTCTACAAACCTGATTTTAATAAGTAA
- a CDS encoding sporulation YhaL family protein — protein sequence MSLPIWMYFVVAGIFFSGLMALKTMKEEREIEREWIEKEGEVYIQRMEKEREERRQTKEMNEEGYSAE from the coding sequence ATGTCATTGCCTATATGGATGTACTTTGTTGTAGCAGGAATCTTTTTTAGTGGCCTTATGGCTTTGAAAACGATGAAAGAAGAACGAGAAATAGAAAGAGAATGGATTGAAAAGGAAGGCGAAGTATATATACAGCGTATGGAAAAGGAACGCGAAGAACGGCGGCAAACGAAAGAAATGAATGAAGAAGGTTACTCAGCTGAGTAA
- a CDS encoding peptidylprolyl isomerase: MKKWILSVSLAAGVLALSACNDGTSNVVVKSKAGEITQEELYDALKTKFNPQVQSALEELVLTQVLSDKYEVTDKEIDAKLEEAKEQLGEGQYEVFLGQYNLTEESFREYLKLQLLQEKAATSDIEVKDEDLTAFYEDWKPETEIRHILVEDLEKAEEIKKQLDEGKDFAALATENSTDTGSAQQGGSLGWVDYQGRQGFVPEFTAALDELEVGKISEPVQSQFGYHIIEITDMKEKKSFEDMKEEIKAEYMKTQLTPETIQAAMKKELEAADFDIKDKDLKDAFSAILTEPEPAAENEDATEDEHKEE, translated from the coding sequence ATGAAAAAGTGGATATTATCCGTATCTTTGGCAGCTGGTGTACTAGCACTTAGCGCCTGTAACGATGGAACTAGCAATGTAGTTGTAAAATCAAAAGCAGGAGAAATAACACAAGAGGAACTGTACGATGCACTAAAAACGAAATTTAATCCGCAAGTTCAATCAGCTCTAGAAGAACTAGTGCTTACTCAAGTGTTATCAGATAAATACGAAGTAACGGATAAAGAAATTGATGCAAAATTAGAAGAAGCAAAAGAACAGCTAGGTGAAGGTCAATACGAAGTATTCTTAGGACAATATAATTTAACAGAAGAATCCTTTAGAGAATATTTAAAATTACAGCTTCTTCAAGAAAAAGCAGCAACATCAGACATTGAAGTAAAAGACGAAGATTTAACAGCATTTTATGAAGACTGGAAGCCAGAAACTGAAATTCGCCACATTTTAGTAGAAGATCTTGAGAAAGCAGAAGAAATTAAAAAACAGCTTGATGAAGGTAAGGACTTCGCTGCATTAGCGACAGAAAATTCAACTGATACAGGCTCTGCACAACAAGGTGGAAGCCTAGGATGGGTTGATTACCAAGGCCGCCAAGGATTTGTTCCTGAATTTACAGCTGCATTGGACGAGCTTGAAGTCGGTAAAATCAGTGAGCCTGTTCAATCCCAATTTGGATACCATATTATCGAAATTACGGATATGAAAGAAAAGAAATCATTTGAAGACATGAAAGAAGAAATAAAAGCAGAATACATGAAAACTCAATTAACACCAGAAACTATTCAAGCTGCAATGAAAAAAGAGTTGGAAGCTGCTGATTTTGACATAAAAGATAAAGATTTAAAAGATGCATTTAGTGCCATTTTAACTGAGCCTGAACCTGCGGCAGAGAATGAAGATGCTACTGAAGATGAACATAAAGAAGAATAA
- a CDS encoding YjcZ family sporulation protein: MSEGYGSGFALLVVLFILLIIVGAAFLC; the protein is encoded by the coding sequence ATGAGTGAAGGATATGGTTCAGGTTTTGCGTTACTTGTCGTGTTATTTATTTTATTAATTATCGTTGGTGCTGCATTTCTTTGCTGA
- a CDS encoding YjcZ family sporulation protein, producing the protein MMSNGYAGGFALIVVLFILLIIVGAAWLY; encoded by the coding sequence ATGATGAGTAACGGTTATGCTGGAGGATTCGCGTTAATCGTCGTGTTGTTTATCTTATTAATTATTGTAGGTGCGGCGTGGTTGTACTAA
- a CDS encoding YjcZ family sporulation protein: protein MSNGYAGGGFALIVVLFILLIIIGAAWLC from the coding sequence ATGTCTAACGGTTATGCAGGAGGAGGATTTGCGTTAATCGTTGTTTTATTTATTTTGCTTATCATAATTGGTGCAGCTTGGCTATGTTAA
- a CDS encoding DUF3267 domain-containing protein: MHCWKSINLEKQLGFNRLFLISIISGTAIFSLFYVPLNLLFSHTLDDQYFLLFISSMLILYPLHKVFHLIPLLPVIKNVRLTIVWQFSFLPIISIKVKEPIRKYIYLSSIFCPIILLNALLLVGCWQLPNYIHYFTMLIAYHGAICTIDVIYAKYLLFCPKDAMIEESDDGFEVLVLD; this comes from the coding sequence ATGCACTGCTGGAAATCTATTAATTTAGAAAAACAATTAGGCTTTAATCGATTATTCTTAATCTCTATTATAAGTGGAACGGCCATATTTTCTTTGTTTTATGTTCCATTAAACTTACTTTTTTCACATACATTAGATGACCAATACTTCTTGTTATTTATTAGTAGCATGCTTATTCTCTATCCACTTCACAAAGTATTTCACCTTATTCCTTTATTGCCAGTAATAAAGAATGTAAGGCTTACGATTGTATGGCAGTTTTCATTTTTGCCTATTATTTCGATAAAAGTAAAAGAACCTATTCGCAAGTACATTTACTTATCATCAATATTTTGTCCAATTATTTTACTAAATGCACTGTTATTAGTTGGATGCTGGCAACTTCCAAACTACATTCATTACTTTACAATGCTTATTGCCTACCATGGAGCAATTTGTACCATTGACGTAATCTATGCAAAATACTTATTATTTTGCCCTAAAGATGCTATGATTGAAGAAAGTGATGATGGATTCGAAGTTCTAGTATTGGACTAA
- a CDS encoding DUF1878 family protein, whose protein sequence is MDEIVKRIEMLEFHQQLMISMLNTNGREFDYLIIKKRLSKQEVDDFFMLCEEMNKKRETQKADQFVFYTPLFNEFKEKIHSNLPVEETINACLKQNIYSELMMLLKKNL, encoded by the coding sequence ATGGATGAAATCGTTAAAAGGATTGAAATGCTAGAGTTTCATCAACAATTAATGATAAGTATGTTAAATACTAATGGAAGAGAATTTGATTATTTGATAATTAAAAAACGTCTTTCAAAACAAGAAGTTGACGATTTCTTTATGTTATGTGAAGAAATGAACAAAAAAAGGGAAACGCAAAAAGCGGATCAGTTCGTGTTTTATACTCCGCTTTTTAACGAATTCAAGGAAAAAATTCACTCCAATTTACCTGTTGAGGAAACAATCAATGCGTGTTTGAAGCAAAATATATATTCAGAGTTGATGATGCTATTAAAGAAAAATCTTTAA
- a CDS encoding HTH-type transcriptional regulator Hpr has protein sequence MNETPSISMKEAMLFSQRMAQLSKALWKAIEKDWQQWIKPYDLNINEHHILWISYHLKGTSISDVAKFGVMHVSTAFNFSKKLEERGLLQFSKKESDKRNTYIYLTEKGENVLLDLLENYQPQKHAVFKGVGPLKDLYGKYPDMIEMMSIIKNIYGSDFMDIFEKSFNNIEHDFLEENGKIVKHHTEEEYIR, from the coding sequence ATGAATGAAACTCCATCTATTTCGATGAAAGAAGCCATGCTTTTTAGCCAACGAATGGCTCAATTAAGTAAAGCACTATGGAAAGCAATTGAAAAAGACTGGCAGCAATGGATCAAACCTTATGATTTGAATATTAATGAACACCATATACTATGGATTTCTTATCATTTAAAAGGGACATCTATTTCTGATGTAGCAAAGTTCGGCGTCATGCATGTTTCTACAGCCTTTAATTTCTCAAAGAAACTTGAAGAAAGGGGCTTACTACAATTCTCAAAAAAAGAAAGTGATAAGCGTAACACCTATATCTATTTAACTGAAAAAGGTGAAAACGTTTTATTAGATTTACTAGAAAATTATCAACCTCAAAAACATGCAGTATTTAAGGGTGTTGGACCATTGAAGGATCTATACGGAAAATACCCCGACATGATTGAAATGATGAGTATAATTAAAAATATTTATGGATCTGATTTTATGGATATCTTTGAAAAGTCATTTAATAATATTGAGCATGATTTCTTAGAAGAGAACGGAAAAATTGTAAAGCACCACACGGAAGAAGAGTATATTCGTTAA
- a CDS encoding YtxH domain-containing protein, whose protein sequence is MNKKLFSYGILIGGTIGAATALLSAPTSGKELRRQLVENDHEWSQCLSSVKNNLQDIKESVTDMTKEGKDTISLLTNDIKRSVQQWQQDISSNQQNIKREIEEIKHSIDELEHSLREK, encoded by the coding sequence ATGAATAAGAAACTATTTTCCTATGGTATTTTGATTGGCGGAACAATAGGTGCTGCCACAGCCTTATTATCTGCTCCTACTTCTGGAAAAGAGCTTCGGCGACAGTTAGTGGAAAATGACCATGAATGGAGCCAATGTCTTAGTTCTGTTAAGAATAATCTACAAGATATAAAAGAATCCGTTACAGACATGACGAAAGAAGGAAAAGATACTATTTCCCTATTAACAAATGATATTAAACGTTCTGTTCAACAATGGCAACAGGATATTTCATCCAACCAACAGAATATTAAGAGAGAAATTGAAGAAATTAAACATTCTATTGATGAATTGGAACATTCACTTCGAGAGAAATAG
- a CDS encoding HIT family protein yields MSDCIFCKIINGEIPSAKVYEDEHVYAFLDISQVTKGHTLVIPKIHKENIYELTPEIAAHLFEVVPKIANGIKKSYEPVGLNILNNNGEEAGQAVFHYHLHLIPRYGKNDGFGAVWKTNNSQYTSDDLQTISNTIMKNI; encoded by the coding sequence ATGAGTGATTGCATTTTTTGTAAAATTATTAATGGAGAAATTCCTTCAGCCAAGGTTTATGAAGATGAGCATGTATACGCATTTCTAGACATTAGTCAAGTCACTAAAGGGCACACTCTCGTAATTCCCAAAATTCACAAAGAAAACATTTATGAATTGACTCCTGAAATAGCTGCTCATTTATTTGAAGTTGTTCCTAAAATAGCGAATGGTATAAAAAAATCATATGAACCAGTAGGCCTAAACATATTGAATAACAATGGCGAGGAAGCTGGACAAGCCGTTTTTCATTACCACTTACACCTGATACCCCGATACGGAAAAAACGATGGCTTCGGAGCAGTTTGGAAAACAAATAATAGTCAATACACTTCAGATGATTTACAAACCATTTCGAATACTATTATGAAAAATATTTAG